Proteins encoded in a region of the Tubulanus polymorphus chromosome 10, tnTubPoly1.2, whole genome shotgun sequence genome:
- the LOC141911967 gene encoding coiled-coil domain-containing protein 89-like: MASSQRNPRELRQMVENSHNDVNEMQANLEKLRNLASDDKTENAMLRGRIDEQSELIMILKNRSDENIVRSQALEKLNADQERQLREATDALALETMKFRMLEDRFGVLAENHEEMIRIKDEYKRLNEELRRRNEKLKSDNEGLFSEAIVERDEKIGALQTELSRLKTRYADLDSQYKKIEAEYSTTKAVFDGKWKQQEKNHEKSVSDLRKQLKTAEQELKVTRNRLEAERTNKQSMDDDSAKKLQQITREKDELLDLCMNRGKIIQDKQTENKKLLSKIEEMEKLVKEMELKFEREAAAVNSNVAVRKMRQDVEEAEKKYNSIVQEYNAYKKHTNSLIQKERDLNAKLRHLMG, translated from the exons ATGGCGTCGAGTCAACGTAACCCGAGAGAACTGAGACAAATGGTTGAAAACAGTCACAAC GACGTTAACGAAATGCAggcaaatttagaaaaactgCGAAACCTTGCGTCGGATGATAAAACGGAGAACGCGATGCTGCGAGGTCGTATCGACGAACAATCCGAACTGATCATGATATTAAAGAATCGATCGGACGAGAACATCGTGCGTTCGCAAGCCCTCGAAAAACTGAACGCCGACCAAGAGCGGCAGCTGCGCGAAGCGACCGACGCGCTCGCATTGGAAACGATGAAATTCCGGATGTTAGAAGATCGTTTCGGCGTGCTCGCCGAGAATCACGAAGAGATGATACGAATCAAGGACGAGTATAAACGTCTGAACGAAGAGCTGCGTCGACGGAACGAGAAATTGAAAAGCGACAATGAGGGTTTGTTCAGTGAGGCGATCGTCGAGAGGGACGAGAAGATAGGCGCGTTGCAGACGGAGCTTAGCCGTTTGAAAACTCGATATGCTGATCTCGACTCGCAATATAA GAAAATAGAAGCGGAATACAGCACTACGAAAGCAGTTTTCGATGGGAAATGGAAACAGCAGGAAAAAAATCACGAAAAATCAGTTTCTGATTTACGAAAGCAACTAAAAACTGCAGAGCAAGAACTGAAAG TAACTCGTAACCGACTCGAGGCGGAACGAACGAACAAGCAATCGATGGACGACGACTCGGCGAAAAAATTGCAACAAATTACGCGCGaaaaagatgaattattagaCTTATGTATGAATCGCGGCAAAATAATTCAG GATAAACAAACGGAGAATAAGAAACTGTTGAGCAAAATCGAAGAGATGGAAAAATTAGTGAAAGAGATGGAGCTGAAATTCGA GCGTGAAGCGGCTGCTGTGAATTCGAATGTGGCGGTAAGAAAGATGAGACAAGATGTTGAAGAGGCGGAGAAAAAGTACAACAGCATCGTGCAA GAGTACAACGCTTACAAGAAACACACGAATTCACTGATACAAAAAGAGCGAGATCTGAACGCTAAACTGCGCCACCTGATGGGATAA